In Oreochromis aureus strain Israel breed Guangdong linkage group 20, ZZ_aureus, whole genome shotgun sequence, the following are encoded in one genomic region:
- the lrrc23 gene encoding leucine-rich repeat-containing protein 23 isoform X2, translated as MSDFDEDPVLSDVEGEEEHLKEAEDEKVEVQHLTQEIISQGLSLLCRTGNGLAHAFVKLNLQKRGLDDIAAINSYIHIRFLDLSNNHLADLSPLSSLTQLLWLKVDNNAVMCFKEQPFAQLTYLQWLSIAMNQLTDVDGLVGPALESLNLTGNRIQRLNGFQYGSFANLVTLELRGNHLETTDGINLPHLQQLYLAQNAIKRLEGLEKLERLTTLHLRDNQLESLDGLSPSMKCLQYLNARGNAIIDENALRYIGFLSQSLRVLVLSGNPVAENSEYRINVLILVPQLERLDKNPVFPEDRAEAWERIRELREEEMYAQ; from the exons ATGTCTGACTTTGACGAAGACCCAGTATTATCGGATgtggaaggagaagaagaacacCTTAAAGAAGCCGAAGATGAGAAG GTAGAAGTTCAACATTTAACCCAAGAAATCATAAGTCAAGGGCTGTCATTGCTTTGCCGAACAGGAAATGGATTAGCACACGCATTTGTCAAGCTGAACCTTCAGAAAAG AGGACTGGATGATATAGCTGCAATCAACAGTTATATTCACATACGTTTTCTGGATTTATCCAACAACCACCTTGCTGATCTTTCTCCTTTGTCATCTCTGACCCAGCTTCTTTGGCTGAAG GTCGACAATAATGCTGTGATGTGCTTCAAAGAGCAACCGTTTGCTCAACTGACCTACCTGCAGTGGCTGAGTATAGCAATGAATCAGCTAACTGATGTAGATGGCCTAGTTGGGCCTGCCTTGGAAAGCCTCAATCTTACAG GTAACCGTATTCAGAGGCTTAATGGTTTCCAGTATGGCAGTTTTGCAAATCTGGTAACTCTAGAGTTGAGGGGAAATCACTTGGAAACCACTGATGGCATCAACCTCCCACATCTCCAGCAATTGTATCTG GCCCAAAATGCTATCAAACGTCTTGAGGGTTTGGAGAAGTTAGAGCGCCTCACCACACTTCACCTTCGAGACAATCAGCTAGAGTCGCTCGACGGCCTCAGTCCCAGCATGAAGTGTCTTCAGTACCTCAATGCCAG AGGCAATGCAATCATAGATGAGAATGCTCTACGATACATTGGCTTTCTGTCACAAAGCCTTCGCGTGTTGGTTCTCTCTGGGAACCCAGTCGCGGAAAATTCCGAATACCGGATAAATGTGCTGATACTAGTGCCACAGCTGGAAAGACTCGACAAAAATCCTGTCTTCCCTGAGGACAGAGCTGAAGCCTGGGAAAGAATCAgg GAACTTCGAGAAGAGGAAATGTATGCGCAATAA
- the lrrc23 gene encoding leucine-rich repeat-containing protein 23 isoform X1 produces the protein MSDFDEDPVLSDVEGEEEHLKEAEDEKVEVQHLTQEIISQGLSLLCRTGNGLAHAFVKLNLQKRGLDDIAAINSYIHIRFLDLSNNHLADLSPLSSLTQLLWLKVDNNAVMCFKEQPFAQLTYLQWLSIAMNQLTDVDGLVGPALESLNLTGNRIQRLNGFQYGSFANLVTLELRGNHLETTDGINLPHLQQLYLAQNAIKRLEGLEKLERLTTLHLRDNQLESLDGLSPSMKCLQYLNARCMVTWKTSVLGNAIIDENALRYIGFLSQSLRVLVLSGNPVAENSEYRINVLILVPQLERLDKNPVFPEDRAEAWERIRELREEEMYAQ, from the exons ATGTCTGACTTTGACGAAGACCCAGTATTATCGGATgtggaaggagaagaagaacacCTTAAAGAAGCCGAAGATGAGAAG GTAGAAGTTCAACATTTAACCCAAGAAATCATAAGTCAAGGGCTGTCATTGCTTTGCCGAACAGGAAATGGATTAGCACACGCATTTGTCAAGCTGAACCTTCAGAAAAG AGGACTGGATGATATAGCTGCAATCAACAGTTATATTCACATACGTTTTCTGGATTTATCCAACAACCACCTTGCTGATCTTTCTCCTTTGTCATCTCTGACCCAGCTTCTTTGGCTGAAG GTCGACAATAATGCTGTGATGTGCTTCAAAGAGCAACCGTTTGCTCAACTGACCTACCTGCAGTGGCTGAGTATAGCAATGAATCAGCTAACTGATGTAGATGGCCTAGTTGGGCCTGCCTTGGAAAGCCTCAATCTTACAG GTAACCGTATTCAGAGGCTTAATGGTTTCCAGTATGGCAGTTTTGCAAATCTGGTAACTCTAGAGTTGAGGGGAAATCACTTGGAAACCACTGATGGCATCAACCTCCCACATCTCCAGCAATTGTATCTG GCCCAAAATGCTATCAAACGTCTTGAGGGTTTGGAGAAGTTAGAGCGCCTCACCACACTTCACCTTCGAGACAATCAGCTAGAGTCGCTCGACGGCCTCAGTCCCAGCATGAAGTGTCTTCAGTACCTCAATGCCAGGTGCATGGTCACATGGAAAACTTCAGTCCT AGGCAATGCAATCATAGATGAGAATGCTCTACGATACATTGGCTTTCTGTCACAAAGCCTTCGCGTGTTGGTTCTCTCTGGGAACCCAGTCGCGGAAAATTCCGAATACCGGATAAATGTGCTGATACTAGTGCCACAGCTGGAAAGACTCGACAAAAATCCTGTCTTCCCTGAGGACAGAGCTGAAGCCTGGGAAAGAATCAgg GAACTTCGAGAAGAGGAAATGTATGCGCAATAA